From Alteromonas australica, one genomic window encodes:
- a CDS encoding H-NS histone family protein, with amino-acid sequence MIDFIDILTHGRRLQGAVKELSIEELESVQEKLANIVNKRKEKALEEERAEIEKREKLAAIQKQMEEAGLNVEDLQALTQDAPKKTGKKRPVKFELTDSEGVTHPWTGIGRMPRVYKDALDSGKSLDDFAIEK; translated from the coding sequence ATGATCGATTTTATAGATATTTTAACCCATGGAAGACGTTTACAAGGTGCTGTTAAGGAATTAAGCATTGAAGAACTTGAAAGTGTGCAAGAAAAATTAGCAAACATTGTTAATAAGCGTAAAGAAAAAGCACTTGAAGAAGAAAGAGCTGAAATTGAAAAACGTGAAAAGCTAGCGGCAATTCAAAAACAAATGGAAGAAGCAGGCTTAAATGTAGAAGATTTGCAAGCCTTAACTCAGGACGCACCAAAGAAAACCGGCAAGAAACGCCCGGTAAAATTTGAACTGACAGACAGTGAAGGTGTCACCCACCCTTGGACTGGCATTGGACGCATGCCTCGCGTTTATAAAGATGCCCTTGATAGCGGAAAATCTCTAGACGATTTCGCTATCGAAAAGTAA
- a CDS encoding electron transfer flavoprotein subunit alpha/FixB family protein: MSVLVYAEHDNASLKTETHKLVNAAQKMGGDIHILVAGEGCQAVAEAAAQIDGVAKVLVADNAAYKHQLAENTADLVLELAGDYSHVVAAATTTGKNFMPRVAALLDVAQISDIIGVESEDTFVRPIYAGNAIATVQSSDGKKVITVRAASFDAAGTSGSAEIAAIDVVKGSEKSDFVSAELTESERPELTAAEVVISGGRGMQNGDNFKLLEGIADKLGAAIGASRAAVDAGFVPNDMQVGQTGKIVAPQLYIAVGISGAIQHLAGMKDSKVIVAINKDEEAPIFQVADYGLVGDLFEVLPELESSL; this comes from the coding sequence ATGAGCGTACTCGTATATGCAGAACACGATAATGCAAGCTTGAAGACGGAAACCCATAAGCTTGTGAATGCCGCGCAGAAAATGGGTGGCGACATCCATATACTTGTTGCGGGAGAAGGTTGCCAAGCCGTTGCTGAAGCCGCAGCCCAAATTGACGGTGTTGCAAAAGTACTGGTTGCTGACAACGCTGCGTACAAACATCAATTAGCTGAAAATACCGCTGACTTAGTGCTTGAACTGGCAGGTGATTACAGTCATGTTGTGGCTGCTGCTACGACTACGGGTAAAAACTTCATGCCTCGCGTAGCGGCATTATTAGACGTTGCGCAAATCTCAGACATTATCGGTGTTGAGAGTGAAGACACGTTTGTTCGTCCGATTTACGCGGGTAACGCTATCGCAACTGTACAATCGTCTGATGGTAAAAAAGTGATTACTGTACGTGCAGCATCATTTGATGCAGCTGGAACAAGCGGCAGCGCTGAAATTGCAGCAATTGATGTAGTTAAAGGCAGCGAAAAGTCTGATTTTGTTTCTGCAGAACTGACGGAGTCAGAGCGCCCTGAGCTTACGGCGGCAGAAGTGGTTATTTCTGGCGGTCGTGGTATGCAAAACGGCGACAACTTCAAACTTCTCGAAGGTATTGCAGACAAACTAGGTGCTGCTATCGGCGCATCCCGCGCTGCAGTTGATGCTGGGTTTGTTCCTAACGATATGCAGGTAGGTCAAACAGGTAAAATTGTTGCACCACAGCTTTATATCGCGGTAGGTATCTCAGGCGCTATCCAGCACCTTGCAGGTATGAAAGACTCTAAAGTTATTGTGGCTATCAACAAAGACGAAGAAGCGCCAATATTCCAAGTTGCCGACTACGGTTTAGTCGGTGATTTGTTTGAAGTGCTTCCTGAATTAGAAAGTTCGTTATAA
- a CDS encoding DUF2788 domain-containing protein, producing the protein MLAENFELIESIMLYGGLFVLFVLMTFAVHDVLTKNNVPLIGRVVTYGVLGLGAIGFLAKGIIEWFWLSTGV; encoded by the coding sequence ATGCTTGCAGAAAACTTTGAGCTTATAGAGTCCATAATGCTGTACGGCGGCTTATTTGTACTGTTTGTACTGATGACATTCGCTGTCCACGATGTATTAACAAAAAATAACGTGCCCCTTATCGGTCGCGTTGTAACCTACGGTGTGCTCGGGCTCGGTGCAATTGGCTTTTTAGCCAAAGGCATCATTGAATGGTTCTGGTTAAGCACAGGCGTATAA
- a CDS encoding alpha/beta fold hydrolase, with translation MNLHYNLSEASSSSPWLVLIHGLFGSADNLSVVKRHFEKTHNIISVDLPDHGQSPWSEGFSIVDAAEDVLSLLSSLNVQRAAFLGHSLGGKVAMQIALRKPECVAALIVADIAPSAYTHRHQSVFDGLNAVDLENIQSRGDADKAMSKFIDEPGVRQFLLKSLYKDEHNHWAWRFNLAGLISSYSHIIDWPQDNRQFSGLTLFIKGAESDYITAANRDDIAKHFPHAKAHIIEGTGHWLHAEKTAAFNAVVSRTLNKAERL, from the coding sequence GTGAACCTGCATTATAATTTATCAGAAGCGTCCTCGTCTTCTCCTTGGCTAGTGCTTATTCATGGACTATTTGGCAGTGCTGATAATTTGTCTGTGGTAAAACGTCATTTTGAGAAAACGCACAATATTATTAGTGTTGATTTACCCGATCATGGCCAATCACCATGGAGTGAAGGTTTTAGTATTGTGGATGCAGCGGAAGATGTACTTTCTCTCTTGTCATCGCTAAACGTTCAGCGTGCCGCATTTTTAGGCCATTCGTTGGGTGGCAAGGTAGCTATGCAAATTGCCTTACGAAAACCAGAATGTGTCGCTGCACTTATTGTGGCAGATATAGCACCCTCTGCGTATACGCATAGACATCAATCTGTTTTCGATGGTTTAAACGCGGTTGATTTAGAAAATATTCAATCCCGCGGCGATGCAGACAAAGCTATGTCTAAATTTATTGATGAACCAGGAGTTCGCCAATTTCTTTTAAAAAGTTTATATAAAGATGAGCATAATCATTGGGCTTGGCGTTTTAATTTAGCGGGTTTAATTTCAAGTTATTCACATATTATTGATTGGCCTCAAGACAATCGACAATTTAGCGGGTTAACCTTATTTATAAAGGGTGCAGAGTCAGATTACATCACCGCCGCAAATCGTGATGATATTGCTAAGCATTTTCCTCACGCGAAGGCACATATTATTGAGGGCACGGGGCATTGGTTGCACGCCGAAAAAACCGCCGCCTTTAATGCCGTGGTCTCCCGCACACTCAATAAGGCAGAACGCCTCTAG
- the fldA gene encoding flavodoxin FldA, translated as MASVGLFFGSDTGNTEHVAKMIQKELGKQLIDVKDIAKSSKEDIAEFDLLIFGIPTWYYGEAQCDWDDFFPELEDIDFTDKLVAIFGCGDQEDYAEYFLDAMGMVRDIVEAKGAILVGQWSTDGYDFEASKGMADDNHFVGLGIDEDRQPELTESRVKAWCQQIHDELCLSELA; from the coding sequence ATGGCAAGCGTTGGCCTGTTTTTCGGTAGCGACACGGGTAACACCGAACATGTAGCAAAAATGATCCAAAAGGAATTGGGTAAACAGCTCATTGATGTAAAAGATATTGCCAAAAGTAGCAAAGAAGATATTGCCGAATTCGATCTGTTGATTTTCGGTATTCCCACTTGGTACTACGGCGAAGCGCAATGTGACTGGGACGACTTTTTCCCAGAATTAGAAGACATCGACTTTACCGATAAGCTAGTGGCCATCTTCGGCTGCGGTGACCAAGAAGATTACGCTGAGTATTTCTTGGACGCAATGGGTATGGTACGTGACATCGTTGAAGCTAAAGGGGCTATATTAGTGGGTCAGTGGTCTACTGACGGCTACGATTTTGAAGCCTCTAAAGGGATGGCAGATGACAATCACTTTGTCGGTTTGGGTATTGACGAAGACAGACAACCTGAGTTGACTGAATCACGTGTTAAAGCATGGTGTCAGCAAATTCACGATGAGCTTTGTTTATCTGAACTAGCCTGA
- a CDS encoding isoamylase early set domain-containing protein, with protein MSLKKQYLKSKPLCKVTFRLNAEAAQDVKEAALCGDFTDWKTQPLTMKKLKSGDFTLTVDLEKDNEYQFRYLLDGEKWENDWEADAYIPSPVSIEDNSVVRV; from the coding sequence ATGAGTCTCAAGAAGCAATACCTTAAATCAAAACCTCTGTGCAAAGTAACTTTTCGACTAAATGCGGAAGCCGCGCAAGACGTGAAAGAAGCCGCGCTTTGCGGTGACTTCACCGACTGGAAAACACAGCCTCTCACAATGAAAAAGCTCAAAAGTGGTGACTTCACGCTGACGGTAGACCTAGAAAAAGATAACGAGTATCAATTCCGCTATTTACTCGATGGGGAAAAATGGGAAAACGACTGGGAAGCAGATGCGTATATTCCCTCCCCGGTTAGCATTGAGGATAACTCTGTTGTCAGGGTTTAA
- a CDS encoding electron transfer flavoprotein subunit beta/FixA family protein, with translation MKILVPVKRAIDYNVKVRVKADESGVDLTNAKMAINPFCEIAVEEAVRLKEKGVATEIVVVSIGDKSCQEQIRTALALGADRGIQIDTDQNLDSLQVAKLLSKVVEEEQPQLVILGKQSIDSDNNQTGQMLAALTGMPQGTFASEVVVDGEKVNVTREIDGGLQTVALSLPAVVTTDLRLNEPRYASLPNIMKAKRKPLDVKAAADFGVSLESNVKVLKVTPTPQREGGIKVADVAELVEKLKNEAKVIS, from the coding sequence ATGAAGATACTCGTACCGGTCAAACGCGCGATCGATTACAACGTTAAGGTAAGAGTGAAGGCCGATGAATCTGGCGTAGACCTTACAAACGCGAAAATGGCCATTAATCCTTTTTGTGAAATTGCGGTTGAAGAGGCCGTTCGATTAAAAGAAAAAGGCGTTGCCACTGAAATCGTTGTTGTTTCAATTGGTGACAAAAGCTGCCAAGAACAAATACGTACAGCACTTGCCCTAGGTGCTGATCGTGGTATTCAAATCGATACCGATCAAAATCTTGATTCACTTCAAGTGGCAAAGCTTTTATCAAAAGTCGTTGAAGAAGAACAACCGCAACTTGTTATTCTTGGTAAGCAGAGTATCGACTCTGACAATAACCAAACAGGCCAAATGCTTGCAGCACTGACAGGTATGCCCCAAGGCACATTCGCGTCAGAAGTGGTTGTAGATGGCGAAAAAGTGAATGTGACTCGTGAAATTGATGGCGGCCTTCAAACTGTCGCGCTTTCGCTTCCCGCCGTGGTCACTACCGATCTTCGCTTGAACGAGCCCCGTTATGCGTCACTACCCAATATCATGAAGGCAAAACGCAAGCCTCTTGATGTAAAAGCGGCAGCTGACTTTGGTGTTTCACTGGAATCAAATGTGAAAGTACTGAAAGTGACACCAACACCGCAGCGCGAGGGTGGTATTAAGGTAGCAGACGTTGCTGAGTTGGTAGAAAAGTTAAAGAATGAAGCAAAGGTGATCTCATGA
- a CDS encoding electron transfer flavoprotein-ubiquinone oxidoreductase, translated as MERESMEFDVVIVGAGPAGLSTACKLMQLANEKDQELMVCVVEKGSEVGAHILSGAVFEPRAMNELFPDWKEKGAPLNTPVTEDHIYLLNDETSAKKLPNGMTPKTMHNDGNFIVSMGNVCRWLAEQAEQLGVEVFPGFAASDVIYNDDGSVAGVLTGDMGVGENGEPKEGYMPGMELRAKYTVFAEGCRGHLGKDLIEHFALDKDSSPQHYAIGFKEIWDIDPAKHQPGLVVHSAGWPLEDATGGSYLYHAEDNQVFVGLIVDLNYDNPYLSPFDEFQRLKHHPVFKQYLDGGKRVSYGARAIAKGGFNSLPKMTFPGGLLVGCEAGTLNFAKIKGNHTAMKSGMLAAESIFEAISENADTPEKELTRYTDKFKSSWLYDELFRSRNFGPAIHKLGNFWGGAFNTLEQNFFNGNLFFTMKDEHKDYAQLKEAQSSKEINYPKPDGVLSFDKLSSVFLSNTNHEEDQPCHLQLKDPSIPLQVNLPKFAEPAQRYCPAGVYEIIEEEGEKRFQINAQNCVHCKTCDIKDPSQNIKWVVPEGAGGPNYPNM; from the coding sequence GTGGAACGAGAATCGATGGAGTTTGACGTTGTCATCGTCGGTGCCGGCCCAGCTGGACTATCAACCGCGTGCAAGCTGATGCAGCTTGCCAATGAAAAAGACCAAGAGCTCATGGTTTGTGTGGTCGAAAAAGGCTCAGAAGTCGGTGCACATATTCTCTCTGGTGCGGTGTTTGAACCTCGCGCTATGAATGAACTTTTCCCCGATTGGAAAGAAAAAGGCGCGCCACTCAATACGCCGGTAACCGAAGACCACATTTATTTACTTAATGACGAAACATCTGCCAAAAAATTGCCTAACGGCATGACACCCAAGACAATGCATAACGACGGCAACTTTATTGTGTCTATGGGTAATGTGTGTCGTTGGTTGGCAGAGCAAGCGGAACAACTTGGCGTAGAAGTATTCCCTGGATTTGCCGCCTCCGACGTTATTTATAATGACGATGGCAGTGTGGCGGGCGTGCTTACTGGCGACATGGGTGTAGGTGAAAATGGCGAACCTAAAGAGGGTTATATGCCGGGCATGGAGCTTCGCGCTAAATACACTGTGTTTGCAGAAGGCTGTCGCGGGCATCTAGGTAAAGACCTCATTGAACACTTTGCGCTAGACAAAGACAGCTCACCTCAACATTACGCCATCGGGTTTAAAGAGATTTGGGACATCGACCCCGCTAAACATCAGCCGGGCTTAGTGGTTCATAGTGCAGGCTGGCCACTTGAGGATGCCACCGGCGGTAGCTACTTGTATCACGCAGAAGACAACCAAGTGTTCGTTGGCTTAATTGTTGACCTTAATTACGACAACCCGTATTTAAGCCCCTTTGATGAATTCCAACGTTTAAAACATCACCCTGTATTTAAGCAATATTTAGACGGTGGAAAACGTGTATCTTACGGTGCTCGTGCCATTGCAAAAGGTGGTTTTAACTCACTACCTAAAATGACCTTCCCTGGTGGCTTGTTAGTGGGTTGCGAAGCGGGCACTTTAAATTTCGCCAAAATTAAAGGTAACCACACAGCAATGAAATCAGGCATGTTGGCAGCGGAAAGTATTTTCGAAGCCATCAGTGAAAATGCAGACACACCAGAAAAAGAACTTACTCGCTATACGGATAAATTTAAATCGTCTTGGTTGTACGACGAGCTGTTCCGTTCGCGGAATTTCGGCCCGGCAATTCATAAATTAGGTAATTTCTGGGGTGGAGCATTTAATACGTTGGAGCAAAACTTCTTTAACGGTAACTTATTTTTCACCATGAAAGATGAGCATAAAGATTATGCTCAACTTAAAGAAGCCCAGAGCAGCAAAGAAATTAATTATCCAAAGCCTGATGGTGTGTTGAGCTTTGATAAATTATCTTCCGTTTTTTTATCAAACACCAACCACGAAGAAGACCAACCTTGCCACCTTCAATTAAAAGATCCATCAATTCCTTTGCAGGTTAATTTACCTAAATTTGCAGAGCCAGCGCAACGCTACTGCCCTGCTGGCGTGTATGAGATTATTGAAGAAGAAGGTGAAAAGCGCTTTCAAATTAATGCCCAAAACTGCGTACATTGTAAAACCTGTGATATAAAAGATCCCAGCCAAAATATTAAATGGGTAGTGCCGGAAGGTGCTGGTGGCCCAAATTATCCGAATATGTAA
- a CDS encoding efflux RND transporter periplasmic adaptor subunit — protein MKNSNLIRSVVPLVIILVAVVAAVIMIGSRKPPEQVPVEIPAFLVDAKPANSEPVNFIVTSQGNVVPRNKTSLSAQVSGQLVSLSPQFIVGGTFKKGDVLATLEQDDYRTDVKLAEAELAQAQAALEEEIARGKVAEQEWRSVSSVAPPELGLRKPQLAKEQANVKAAEAKLERAKRNLARTRIRAPYNGIVVERNIDLGQFVTSGTPIGTVYSTDTAEVRLPITDSDLMFIDIAGQSSEGAPVSLRATVGGMTRTWEGKLVRSEGVLDTGSRVVYAIVEVSDPYNLAATHAAPLRFGQFVEAQVTSRQQENLMVLPRSLLRLDNTVLVVNDNREIEIKPVEVARTTASHVYLAGGIDEGSLVVTSAVPNPYNGMKVRLPGDDPVLSEEAESDKASDTDAVPSDASDGGR, from the coding sequence ATGAAAAACTCCAACCTGATAAGAAGTGTTGTTCCGTTGGTGATTATACTTGTAGCTGTAGTAGCCGCAGTAATCATGATTGGTTCGCGAAAGCCGCCCGAACAAGTACCCGTCGAAATTCCCGCATTTTTAGTTGATGCCAAGCCAGCGAATAGCGAGCCGGTTAATTTTATCGTTACGTCTCAAGGTAACGTGGTTCCCCGAAATAAAACGTCGTTGAGCGCGCAAGTGAGCGGCCAGCTAGTGAGTTTATCCCCTCAATTTATTGTCGGCGGTACGTTTAAAAAAGGGGACGTACTGGCCACCTTAGAGCAAGATGATTACAGAACCGACGTAAAGCTTGCTGAGGCAGAGTTAGCACAGGCCCAAGCGGCGTTAGAAGAAGAAATTGCGCGCGGTAAGGTAGCCGAGCAAGAATGGCGTTCAGTGAGCAGTGTGGCGCCGCCAGAATTAGGTTTGCGCAAACCGCAATTGGCAAAAGAGCAAGCGAATGTAAAAGCGGCAGAGGCAAAGTTAGAACGTGCCAAACGTAATTTAGCGCGTACCCGTATTCGGGCTCCCTACAATGGTATTGTGGTAGAACGAAATATTGATTTAGGACAATTTGTGACCTCGGGCACACCCATAGGTACCGTGTACTCAACCGACACAGCAGAAGTTAGATTACCTATCACTGACAGTGATTTGATGTTTATTGATATCGCGGGTCAATCTAGCGAAGGTGCCCCTGTGTCACTGCGAGCCACGGTGGGCGGGATGACTCGTACTTGGGAAGGCAAGCTTGTGCGTTCAGAAGGTGTGTTAGATACCGGAAGTAGAGTAGTGTACGCGATAGTGGAGGTTTCAGACCCTTACAACCTTGCCGCCACTCACGCTGCGCCGCTCAGATTTGGACAGTTTGTTGAAGCACAAGTGACATCACGTCAGCAAGAAAATCTCATGGTGTTACCGCGTAGCCTATTGCGGCTGGATAACACCGTGTTAGTCGTTAACGACAATAGAGAAATTGAGATTAAGCCGGTGGAGGTTGCCCGTACGACTGCCAGCCATGTTTACCTTGCTGGTGGCATAGACGAAGGCAGTTTGGTGGTCACCAGTGCGGTACCAAACCCGTACAATGGAATGAAAGTCCGTTTGCCTGGCGACGATCCTGTGTTATCGGAAGAAGCAGAATCAGACAAAGCTAGCGACACCGATGCGGTGCCTAGCGACGCCTCTGACGGAGGTAGATAA
- a CDS encoding efflux RND transporter permease subunit has protein sequence MSRIDTQKGLIAWFARNSVAANLLMWLLVVGGLFSAFSIQKQVFPSFEFDVVNVRVPYLGAAPQEVEEGVLLKIEEAVKDLEGIKQLNSTAVEGMGTVTIQVEEDYDVQSLLDEVKVQVDAIPSFPADTEKPVVYRQKVMQDVIWVSVYGDATERELKEFAKNLRDDIANLPGISSVQVVGARDYEISVELSEVDLQKYNLTFADVVTRLSQSSVDLPGGSIRTENGDILLRTKGQAYTGWDFSQIVLVTNANGTRVTLGDVAYINDGFIENNQYALFDNKPAVSLRVRAVGDQNALEISKQVNQYIDSQKDIFPAHITADTWGDSSFYLADRLNMMLENMFFGALLVFLVLSLFLKIKLAFWVIVGLPVCFLGTLLVMPLDMIGVSINMLSLFAFILVLGIVVDDAIIMGESAYSEIDKKGHSTDNVIAGVKKVAMPATFGVLTTIAAFAPMLMVSGPFGIIWKTIGMVVIVCLAFSLIESKLILPAHLVHMKLKPYDQATANGFQRFRDIFSEGIKRFIQNTYAPFLAKAIRNRYTTVSVFVAMLILTVGLFGGGIVRFVFFPSIPNDFMVASFELEPGSSLEQRDNVLNTLRDAMQIMDDKIAEDDGEGVVKHAIAFDEGNLGGQILVELTKGENRTLRDFEIQDRWRQELPEIPGVKSFNISSPGGPGGGADLSFEFSSGDIKALRAISNELKEALDAYEGVTDINDTFSGGSEEVQLALKPQADALGITLQQLGQQVRFGFYGAEVQRIQRDDEEIKVMVRYPKSERSSIEHLENMRVRAPNGQEIPFQQVATFTVGQGFDSIIRVDGKRSVTVTAVVDKALMDPSEITNDVVNNLMSDLLARYPNVEFQLQGNSKEQADAMFSLMKGLLFALFAIYTLLAIPLKSYSQPFIIMSVIPFGIVGAIIGHLVLGMAVSVLSICGIIALSGVVVNDSLIMVDFVNRARKEGLSLIDAAISAGTQRFRAIILTSLTTFMGLMPIVFERSLQAQIVIPMAISLAFGILFATVITLLLVPALYLILNDIKNVFVNKKKHSHLAHSEPPTS, from the coding sequence ATGAGCCGAATTGATACGCAAAAAGGGCTGATTGCCTGGTTTGCTCGTAACAGCGTTGCGGCGAATTTATTGATGTGGCTGCTGGTTGTGGGCGGCCTGTTCAGTGCTTTTAGTATTCAAAAACAAGTATTTCCCAGTTTTGAGTTTGATGTTGTCAACGTACGGGTACCTTACTTGGGCGCTGCGCCACAAGAAGTTGAAGAAGGGGTGTTGCTTAAGATTGAAGAAGCGGTAAAAGACCTCGAGGGTATAAAACAGCTCAACTCAACGGCTGTAGAGGGAATGGGTACTGTAACGATTCAAGTGGAAGAAGACTACGACGTACAATCGTTGCTTGATGAAGTAAAAGTGCAGGTAGATGCCATTCCCAGCTTCCCGGCAGACACAGAAAAGCCGGTGGTTTATCGTCAAAAAGTGATGCAGGACGTTATTTGGGTGTCCGTCTATGGTGATGCCACAGAGCGAGAGCTGAAAGAGTTTGCCAAAAACCTTCGTGACGACATTGCCAATTTACCGGGAATATCTAGCGTACAGGTAGTTGGCGCAAGAGATTATGAAATTTCAGTTGAGTTATCCGAGGTAGACTTGCAAAAGTACAACCTTACTTTTGCAGACGTAGTCACGCGTTTGAGTCAAAGCAGCGTTGATTTGCCTGGTGGCTCTATTCGAACCGAAAACGGCGACATTTTATTACGGACTAAAGGCCAGGCCTATACAGGGTGGGACTTTTCTCAAATTGTATTAGTCACCAATGCAAACGGAACCAGAGTAACGCTGGGCGATGTGGCGTACATCAATGATGGATTCATTGAAAACAATCAATATGCCTTGTTCGACAACAAACCCGCTGTTAGCTTGCGCGTCCGCGCAGTAGGCGACCAAAATGCCCTAGAAATTTCAAAACAAGTTAATCAATATATCGACAGCCAAAAAGACATATTCCCTGCACATATTACGGCAGATACATGGGGAGATAGCTCTTTCTATCTGGCCGACCGTTTGAATATGATGCTGGAAAATATGTTCTTTGGGGCGTTGCTAGTTTTCTTGGTGTTGTCGCTATTTCTAAAAATTAAACTGGCATTTTGGGTGATAGTCGGCCTGCCAGTGTGCTTTTTGGGTACGTTACTCGTGATGCCGTTAGATATGATAGGCGTTTCTATTAACATGCTTAGCTTGTTTGCCTTCATATTGGTATTGGGGATTGTCGTCGATGATGCCATTATTATGGGCGAATCAGCCTATTCTGAAATTGATAAAAAAGGCCACAGTACCGATAACGTTATCGCTGGCGTGAAAAAAGTTGCCATGCCAGCGACCTTTGGAGTTCTTACCACCATCGCTGCCTTTGCGCCTATGCTGATGGTGTCAGGACCATTTGGTATTATCTGGAAAACCATCGGTATGGTGGTGATTGTTTGCCTTGCCTTCTCTTTGATCGAATCCAAACTCATTTTACCTGCTCACTTAGTTCACATGAAGTTGAAGCCATACGACCAGGCAACGGCGAATGGTTTCCAACGATTCAGAGATATATTCAGTGAAGGGATAAAGCGTTTCATTCAAAATACCTATGCGCCATTTTTAGCTAAAGCGATTCGAAATCGTTACACCACAGTGTCGGTGTTTGTTGCGATGTTAATTTTGACCGTGGGCTTATTCGGTGGTGGCATTGTGCGTTTTGTCTTTTTCCCGAGTATTCCTAATGATTTCATGGTCGCCAGTTTCGAGCTTGAGCCTGGTTCTTCCCTAGAGCAGCGCGATAATGTGCTCAATACACTTCGTGATGCCATGCAGATAATGGATGACAAAATAGCCGAAGACGACGGCGAAGGTGTGGTGAAACATGCTATAGCCTTCGATGAAGGGAATTTAGGTGGTCAAATTCTTGTTGAGTTGACTAAGGGTGAAAACCGTACGTTAAGAGATTTTGAAATCCAAGATAGGTGGCGACAAGAGCTACCTGAAATACCTGGCGTAAAATCATTTAACATTAGCTCTCCAGGCGGCCCTGGTGGCGGCGCAGATCTCAGTTTTGAATTTAGTTCAGGTGATATTAAAGCGCTTCGAGCGATCAGCAATGAGTTAAAAGAAGCCCTAGATGCTTATGAAGGGGTCACAGATATAAACGATACTTTCTCCGGGGGGAGCGAAGAAGTTCAATTGGCACTTAAGCCGCAAGCTGATGCACTTGGTATTACCCTACAGCAACTAGGTCAACAGGTAAGGTTTGGCTTTTATGGTGCAGAAGTACAGCGCATTCAGCGGGATGATGAAGAAATTAAGGTGATGGTTCGTTACCCTAAATCTGAACGTAGTTCCATAGAGCACCTTGAGAACATGCGAGTACGCGCACCTAACGGTCAAGAGATCCCGTTTCAACAAGTGGCCACCTTTACTGTGGGTCAAGGCTTTGATTCAATTATTCGAGTAGATGGAAAGCGTTCGGTTACCGTGACGGCTGTGGTTGATAAAGCCTTGATGGATCCTTCTGAAATTACCAATGACGTGGTCAATAACCTCATGTCAGACCTACTTGCTCGATACCCTAACGTAGAATTTCAATTGCAGGGCAATTCAAAAGAACAAGCGGATGCGATGTTTAGCTTAATGAAAGGTTTGTTATTTGCGCTGTTTGCCATTTATACCTTGTTGGCTATCCCGCTCAAATCTTACAGCCAGCCATTTATCATTATGTCTGTGATCCCTTTCGGCATAGTAGGGGCAATCATAGGGCACTTGGTGCTAGGCATGGCCGTGAGCGTGCTGTCTATTTGTGGCATTATCGCGCTTTCCGGAGTAGTGGTTAATGATAGCTTGATTATGGTGGACTTCGTCAACCGCGCGCGCAAAGAAGGCTTGTCGCTGATTGATGCAGCAATAAGTGCCGGGACGCAGCGTTTTCGCGCTATTATCCTGACCTCATTGACGACCTTTATGGGCTTGATGCCAATTGTGTTCGAGCGAAGCTTACAAGCACAAATCGTTATCCCCATGGCGATTTCATTAGCGTTCGGTATTCTTTTTGCCACCGTTATTACATTGCTGCTAGTGCCTGCACTGTATCTCATTCTTAATGACATCAAAAATGTGTTCGTGAATAAGAAAAAGCACTCTCATTTGGCACATTCAGAACCTCCTACGTCCTAA